Below is a window of Musa acuminata AAA Group cultivar baxijiao chromosome BXJ3-11, Cavendish_Baxijiao_AAA, whole genome shotgun sequence DNA.
GGGTTATCGTCCTCGGGAATGGTTGCTGCTCAACCTTCCGTCTCCGAcgaggcattcctcagcctgacGCACTAAGTTCAAATCCTAGCGGGGATGATGCAAACCATCGTTCCCCTCGTCTCGCCTCTCGAACAACTCCCGACGCCACAATGGGAGTTGCCACCCTCGGCTCCCATGCAGCCCTCACCCTCTCCTGCACTGCCTCCGACTCCCCGACAGCCCACGACAATGACTGTCGCCGTGTTGCCCGAATGGCGACCGAGCCCAAGGCTTATGCCCATGCACGACGCGTGAAGCTTTCGACATCCCTGCACCAGTAGCCCCAAGCCTGACACCCTATCGTCCGACTCGGCGGATTCCCTTCGAGCATAGTTGCACTCGGTAAATTGGCGTCTGGACGAAGTTCAACATGAGTTTCGTAAGTCCAAGGAGGAGCCCTGCGAGGCTTCTTCAGGAGCATCATCCTTCATGCTTGAGGTTCAGGATAAGCTAATCCCTCTAAGCATCCGCCTCCTTGTTCTCGAAGCCTATGATGGCGGCTCCAACCCAATGGAACTTGTCGCCACCTTTCGGGCCCAGATAGCCCTATATGGTACGTCTGATGCCCTCATGTGCAAGGAGTTCCCCATCTCGCTTTGAGGCCCAGCTTGGATGTGGTACAGGTCTTAGACTGGCCTCAATGGCCTCTTTCAACCAACTCGCTAAAGAGTTCAAGCTCAACTTCATGGCCAGTGTGCGACCAAGGCCGTCTACGACTCTACTCCTCGATCTCAGCCAAAAGGACGATGAGCTACTTTCTCATTTTGTGACACGCTTTGCTGCTGAAATCCAGGGGCTACCCAACGCTCACCCTTCCTTGATAATGTAGGCTTTTCTAATGGGACTCCGaccttccaggttcttctggtcgctgatcAAGTGGTCTCCTACAACCATCCTCGAAATGCTTCAATAAACCAACCAGAACATGGTTGCCGAAGCATTGGTGGTTAGAAAGCAAGAGGAGAACAAGATGCTACGACCAGAACCGATCCAAGGACTACCCCTGGCGCCCCCAAGAAGGAGACTCGATCAACCCGATGCGACACTCCCAAGGTCCCCACTCCCGCCTTTGAATTCCTTTAGGACTGAGATATTCCTGCAGATCAGGGAGAAAGGACTCCTGAAGGCCCCAAACCCAATGAAGGCATCACACGAGCTTAGGGACCGTTCGAAGTATTGCTGGTTTCATCACGATTATGGGCATGACACCGAGGAATGTCGTGACCTCAAGAATCAAATTGAAGAACTCATACGCCGGGGGCATCTAGGGCACTACATCAGGAGGCCACACTAAACGTTCTCCCCATCCCACTAGGCCGGTCAAGAAGCAGATTGACGTGATCACCGACGGTCCAACAGCAGGGGGAGATAGCATAGCAGGAGGAAAGGCTTACGCCCGAGCAACCGTAGAGAAGCGCCCGAGGCAACCCCAGtgcccgagatcaccttcccaaTAGGAGAGACCGAATACCTAGAGCACGATGACGTGCTAGTCATCTCGGCCAGGATCACCAATGCTCGGGTTAAAAGGATCATGGTGGACACTGAGAGCTCCACCGATATCCTATACTTCGACGTCTTTCAAAAACTCGGCCTAACTAAGGAGGACTTTGCCTCGAGTCAATCGACACTCACCGGATTCATAGGAGATTGACCACGCAGCTCTACCTAGATCTTCGGAGGGATCGAAGTTGGGAGCCCCTTCTCGACCTCGATCTGTGTGCAGAAACTAAAGGCCAAGAAGTAGACACTGAACCCGAGAGAGTCCCCAACCTCGCTAGGCTACGATCCTCGCTAACCAGATGTCGACATGGATGACACTGTGCACCCAGGACCGAACCAAGCCATGCTAACTTATCACACCACGGCGTAAAAGAAACCCATCAGAAAGAAACCTTCTCGAATAGTACCGGATATGAGAGTTTTCATGCGGCTTATACACAAACCTTATAAAGACTCGGAAGAACCTAATCCGACGTCCCCACGTCTTTTTAGATCAGGGCTGGAAATGGTCCATAGATTTGGGATCGGGCTTTTAAAGACTTCAATACAATTGGGCTTTAGTAACGATCCGTGTTATTATTATAGAAGTTTATAACGGTTGTGAGGTGCGGCCGTTATGCTCCTTTGAAACCTTTAAAACCGTCCATCTGACTTCTTTTGTCAGTTGATGCTATAGTCTTAGTTTGACCACTGTCAAAACCGTCTATCTCACTTCTTTTGTTATACCGGCCGTCCGTATGATTTGATCGATGGAACTTTTTAAAGCGGACGGTGGAGATCAAAAGAAAAATGGGGCGCCTCTGCGATCTGACCCACTCTCCGCTTTTGCCCTCATCAAACGCCATCTGCTCTTTCCACCTGTTCCGCTTCGTCTCTGAGTCGAAGCCTTACTTGCGAGGGCGAAAGTgagggggaaggggaaggggaaggggaaccaTGAGCGCAGGCGCAAGCACCTTTGTCATCAGGTGGATCAACTTTTTCACCATGGTGAGCCACTCAGCTGCTTTGCGGTCACCATGTTCGATCCCCATTCCCGAGCTGAACACTAGGATTGTCGTTTTGATTGCATTTCTTGGTCTTGAAAGTTGGTGCTTTTCGTATTACTCGACTTCCCTTTTGAACGTTCTGTAGTTTTGGGTGCATTTCCTTGGATGATTAATGCATGCTTTCTCAAGAAAAAACTGCTCTTTTTCTCCCTATTTTTGGTGAAGCGTGTGGCTTTTCTAAGAGACGTCAGTAAATTGTCTGTTGCTTAAGCCTTTAAGTTGATCGTCCTTTCTTTTGGTTTTTGGAGTAATGGAATATCACCCGCATTTGCCCTCAAGTCCTAATCTTGTTTCGAAGAATAGAAAATTAGGATAGATGGATCAATTCCTGCTCTCTGATAATGCTGCTTGCTATTTGAAGTTAGCAAATGGAGAGAAAAAGAAAGCGAGATCTTTTTTTCTTGTAGACATGCTACTTAAATCTTGTATCAACATCACCTTTAAAGTAGTTTTCTCCTAATCTGATGTTGCAGATACTAGCAGTGGCAGTTGTTTGCTTTGGAGTATGGATGAGCATCCACCACGATGAATGCCGAAAGTCCTTAACCCTCCCTGTCATAGGTCTTGGTGCATTGATCCTTTTAGTGTAAGCCTCTTTCCTTTTTGATCCGTTCTGAAGATGTTAATGTTCGATACTTGCTTTCACGTTTTCAGGATTAATGTTGGTTTACTCCATATTGTAGATCTTTGATAGGTTTCTTGGGAGCTTGGAAGAATGTCACTGTACTGCTGTGGGTGGTATCCTTCTAATAAGTTGCAACATgtcaattagttttttttttttttttctttttgtcgtTTATCCTTCTCATACTTAAGACGTCCTTGACACTGAAATTTCAGTATCTTGTCATGTTGTGCTTGATTTTGGTCTCAATCATGATATTCACAGTAGTAGCGTAAGTACCATTGGTTGGAATTCTTGTTTAGtatcattttcttttcatttcatgATATGCAATTAGATATAATTTCTATCGAATCTGGAAATTTCCTTGATTTACCAACAAGAAAGATATTATGCTTAGTCTATCGGTCTGTGAGTGTATTCTGTATGACAGATATTATTGAAAATTATAAAGAAAACATGTGATAAATGGAAAAGAAATGAAGATTCTTGTAACTCAGTTACTTTTTTTAGCAATAAATGGGAGCTGAAGTACATATCAAAACATTGTCTAAATAAAGCTGCCTTTCACTATTTTAAGGAGcaaatcttttttatttaaaatttaaccTTTCTGAATCTCTAACCATTTATTCGGTCCACTAAGAGTCATTTTAGTTAAATTGGCTACCCATTGTTTAACTGGTCTCTAGAATTATGATCTGATGTCATTTCCCTTTTTTCTTATAGTTTCATGAGTTCTCTTGATTGCCAACATATAGAATATCTGTCTCTTACTTGGCtacttcttctttccttttcttctgtTACTTCTTTATGATTAATGTTTAAAATTAGTCTCTCTGAGATATGCAACTCCATAAAATTTATTAGTGACTTTTAATTCACACACATCTTACTTTAAGTTGCTATAGTATTTGTAAGTAAGAGGGGGTTGTCTCCTTTTGGCTTTCAAAAATATTCCATTTCAGTAGAACATGGCACTCGGAAAAAATACTTACAGCCATCTAGAATCAtgctttattttcatttttttaattggATGTTGATGTTGAATCTAATCAATATTATTGTAGGTTTATTATAACGAATAGCGGTTCTGGTCATGCTGCAGCTGGTCTGAGGTAAGAAAACCTGTTATAAGTTAATATTTGCTCCTTAGGTTATAGTGAAGTGAAAAATCAACGTGAGAAAGATCTGATATAACATTTGTCATTgtcatattaaaaattttatgaataacTGCATACCTTAAGGTTAGAAGCATTCGTCCAGCTTCAGTTTTAGAAGAATCATGTTTCATTCAAATGTCATTATTAACATATAGATGGTTAAATATCGAACTATTTTCTCAATAAACAATTCACAGCCTCGCATCTGCTTGTTGGATAATGGCAGTTATTTAGAGACCATCGCAAACAAAAGTCTTGAGTTAAAATATTCAGTTTCCATTGTTGCAGTACTTCTGTTCAACAGTTAGTCATTCAGAATAGCTTGGAAGTTCCCAAATTTAATGGGAACTACAGTTCTCTGGATGATTATCAGGGTGCATAAGGAGTCTGCTGAACTTCATCTCAGTAAAAGAGTCTTTAGTCCTGTATGATACTCCAGCCATTTCTTAATACATTGCTGTTTAGGTACAAGGAGTATCATCTTCAGGATTACAGTTCTTGGTTCTTAAAACAGGTAAGTCTTATCTTCTATGTAACCACACTATGATGTTCCTTCAATGATTTTGAATGTATATCAGTAGTATGTCCACTTCAATTTGCTTGCTGTTTTAAGCTCAACAATACCAAAAACTGGAGAAGCTTGAAGAGCTGCCTTGTCAAGTCTGAGCAATGCAATAATTTGCCAAAAAGATACAAGGTCAGATCTTCTTTGTTTCTAAAATGTGAGCTGTTGCATCTTTTCTCACTTGTCTTAACTTCGAACAGAATCTGAAGGAGTACAAACTGGCAGAACTAAGCCCCATCGAGGCTGGTTGCTGTAGACCACCATCAGAGTATGCTTGTCTACTTTTGCCATTTTTACTACTTGGACTATCATCTAGTGTTATCTAATTTGTATTCAGAACTCCTGGGTTAAAACAAATTTGTTAAAGTTGATCCGATGCTTTGTTTTTATGCTTTACACCAATAGTCCATGCTGGTCCACTGAGACCTCTTAACTGCTTTAGTTAAAGTTGGCAAATTTGTTGGAAGCTAATTAATTTGGATAGCAAACATATTATGTAGCTTGCGAAACACACAAGCAGAAAGAACCTCTTCCAGTTTAGCACTAACATCACCTTTGTGTCTCTGCTTCTGCTCCTATGGTATAGCCATCTGTGATCCTATCTGTATGGTTACAAGGAAGGCATGCTTTCCTCCATATGGATATGCAATGTTTGCCTCTCTATGCTACAAAACTTCTTAACTCCATAGCTTCAGCCATATTTTGAAATACAACTTTTTTGTTTAAGTTCTTTGttgaaaaataaattgattatctTTTTTGCTTTGTGCATCATGGGTACATTTTATTCTTCTACTTTTAGATGTGGATATCCTGCAGTAAATGCTTCCTATTATGATCTGAGCTACCATCCTGTAAGCACAAACAAGGACTGCAAGCTTTATAAAAATGCACGAGCCATCAAGTGTTATGATTGTGATTCTTGCAAGTAAGTTCCTTGAATACAAGAAGTTTGTCCTGAAGCTCATTTTTCGATCTGATTAACATTACTTTCTTGTACTTTTTGTTTTCAGGGCTGGAGTTGCCCAATACATGAAGGAGGAATGGAGAGTGGTTGCAATTTTCAACGTCATTCTTTTTGTTGCATTGGTAAGTTTCTAAAGTTCCATATGAAACTGTGACATGGTACTGGCAGCGATTTGTCATTATTTGCTTGCCTGATCTTTTCAATCTGGATTGGTATCTGGAGTTTGACTGATCTAATCAACTTTGAAGTGTATCCAACTGATTTAATTATATTACTGATATTCTTTCTCTTTCGCCCCTGCTTTATGGTTCAGTCAATCGTATACTTCATTGGATGCTGCGCGAGGAGGAACGTCTCAAGTAGCCACTCATCGAAGGCAAGAGGCCGATGATCACCCATACTGTTCGCTCGGCGCAGAAGATAAGCCTTCTGATAAATTAGTTGAGAAATAACAAATCTCGCTCCTCATGTATTTTACCAGCGGAACACCAAGAACTAGATGGAGCATAATTCTGTGGCATTTGTTGTTTTAAATTAATTGTCAGCTGCGTGAATGTATTAAAAATGGATTCATTCCTTTCATCAGATTGGAGTCATGGTTGACTAGTTGCGGGAGATGAGTCATTTTTGGATGCACCAAAAGTCAAACATATCAACATAGTCAAATATTACTCCTTTGATATTTGAGGCCAGGGTCTGTAGCCTACTATGGCAACTTGATCTGAGGGTTGAATAACAATCAAATGACAGTGTCGTCGCCTAATTTGAACAAGGAAAAGTTCTTCATATCATAACATGCAATAGTCAGCTCAGGACCACAAGGGAAAAAGACTTTTCGTTGTCATCTTTTGTAGGTAATCCTAAAGTTTGTTCAAAACATCAAAGCAGAGTTTTTGGGATCTTTATGGATATGTGCACCTGTCGATCTGAGGGAGATTGCTTTGCATGATTCAACAAAATCTGATGATGTTTTAGCAAATTATCAGATTTTTGGAGTGATATCTATCTTAGCTAGTAAAAGTTCTTATGATATCATCGCATAATTCTAAAATCAAAATCCGATATCTTCATcactaattttttataaaaatatattagattcTCTGTGGTATGTGCATATATATTCTCCTAAAAATTCCTACTGTCGGGAGGTTTTGAATTGTAAGTGATGGATTAATATAGAGAATTAAAATTTCATGATACTAAGGGAAAAGCCTTTTTTaagtatatttattttaatttaagcgAGTATAATAAGAAATTTTGATCTAGCATAGAAAAACGTTTTTGAAATAACAATAACATTGGATGAGATCTGGCTGGCCTAATTGCTTATACTAAAATTAGTGTTGTTGCTGTCTTTCATGTTTTTATAAACAACAAGAAATAAAACGTTTTTGTTTTTCCTCCCATGCCGATGTTTCGATTGTCGAGTCAATCAATGTGGCAGGTAGCCATTGGTGATTGGGGTTGTGCGACCGCAGCCTGTTTGGCACTGGACAGCTGATCTGGATACCGAAATGAATGAAACCAAATGGTCGCCGCCAGTGCTTGCTATTGTAGCGGCCTGTTTGATGTCTATAAAACGACGGGTCGCGTCCTTCTTCCCTTCCCCTCCTCGTCTTGGGATCTCCGCTTCCGCTCGGTAGAGAGAAGGAGATGGCGGTGGCGGAGGTATGGGAGGTGTCGAAGAGGGCGATCGAGGCTTACACGGGGTTGTCGCCGGCGACGTTCTTCACGGTGCTGGCAGTAGCGGTGGCGCTCTACTACACGGTCGCGGGGTTCCTGGCACCACCGCCGCCCCCGCCGCCGAGGCAGGTGGAGGTCGACCCGCTCCCGCCGCCCGTCCAGCTCGGGGAGGTCACCGAGGAGGAGCTCCGTGCCTACGACGGGTCCGATCCTAAGAAGCCGCTCCTCATGGCTATCAAGGGCCAGATCTATGACGTCACCCAGAGCAGGTCTGCTTCCTCTCCCTCGATCCCCCATCCGTATGGTTTCGGATCAATGGAGTGTGTTCGATCGATTTGGTTTCCGTTTCGTTGTAGGTCTTTCTAGGGTTTAGTGTTGGGCCTGAGGTGTTTCTGTTTCCCATCTCCCTGTTAGTTTGTTTAGTTGATGCTTTTGTTTCTGCTATGCCTAGATTACCTTTTTCCTCTGGGATCAGTTTTCCTGTATCTTGATGTCTCGATGATTTACTCAGGGTTTTGTCGCACTATGGCTCTTAAACCTGACCTTGGTAATGGTTAGATCAGACTCTGAGTTACCTACGAAGGTGAGGCTGCGAGCAAGAGCCTTGTGCACTTGGACTGGCCTTTGGAAACAGTCCAAATTAACCCTTGCAGGGCTAAGGCTGCTCACCTTGACAATACCTCTTGAACTTTGAATCGGACTTCTATGGATAAAGCGACAACGTTGTCGTTGCTACTCTTGTTAGTATGGTTTTATCACTTTACTTTTTGGTTGGACGATCATTGtttgttaattttttttaaagctttATGCTTTAACTTTGGTCTAAGAGTGCTAAGTAGATGGAGCGAGGTTATTTTCTTCTGCTTTAAAGAAAATTACAGGAAACGGGAATCAGGTCTTGTCCCCGTATACTACAATGGTTGCAGTATTAAATAGATTAATGCTGGATCATAGTGTATTTAGGTACCTTTTAATCTAATTCAAATACCAAATTATTTGAGCTAGAACAACCGGTTGTGCTTTAAAGTTGGTTGGTGGAATACCTGCAGTgtaataaaattaagaaaatcgTACAATGCATTAGCATGTTGGCCTGAGTTGATTTTTGGAGACCTTTtgctgcatatatatgtataatatatgtatataggtGCTGGTTTATGTTTCATTACTATCTTATCAGTCGGAAAATAAGATTGTAGTATGTTCAGCTTATGTAATACTTCTAAGGGGGATGATTCAGCCCCTTTTAAATATTACTACCAACCATTTCTCCCTGATAAGCAAGAGGAATTATGTATGTAGTCATTTTGAAGGTGAGTTTTCATGGCTTTGgacgaagtgatttcttcatgcaTCACACAAAATagcttattcatgctttgcacatgaACAATCAGAAAACTTATGTGAACAAAGTCATTCCATATGCCTCGTCATAGACAACGTGCAAGGCATTGTACTGTACCATGATGGACCAGTCAGTAGTGTCATGCCTACAGTGCTTTAAGGTAAAACTGGTACTGGAGAACCCAAGAATACAGGGAGTGGTTTG
It encodes the following:
- the LOC103970358 gene encoding tetraspanin-10-like — encoded protein: MSAGASTFVIRWINFFTMILAVAVVCFGVWMSIHHDECRKSLTLPVIGLGALILLVSLIGFLGAWKNVTVLLWVYLVMLCLILVSIMIFTVVAFIITNSGSGHAAAGLRYKEYHLQDYSSWFLKQLNNTKNWRSLKSCLVKSEQCNNLPKRYKNLKEYKLAELSPIEAGCCRPPSECGYPAVNASYYDLSYHPVSTNKDCKLYKNARAIKCYDCDSCKAGVAQYMKEEWRVVAIFNVILFVALSIVYFIGCCARRNVSSSHSSKARGR